A stretch of Plesiomonas shigelloides DNA encodes these proteins:
- a CDS encoding LysR family transcriptional regulator gives MDLTHLQSFYRVVQAGGFSAAAESYDCSKGMLSRHVSALERALQTRLLQRTTRRQHLTEAGHQLYQQAEQIFADLRAAEQEITALTQEESGHLRFTCPASLGDQLIGPVMQAFTTRCPQVTVALNFTNRPLDLIAEEHDIALRATPSPPANLSARLLGHLRDVVVVSPRWLARYGRPASPQQLPPEHCFLQGDNPAWEQWHFRQGAQAVSLTLNGRLRANQYSSLLQLAMADVGIAKCPLLIAAPALQRGELVTLLDDWQTSVHPLYLLHVAQPNVPRKIQIFSEILQQWFQAHPQYLL, from the coding sequence TGCAGTAAAGGGATGCTAAGCCGGCATGTCAGCGCCCTCGAGCGTGCACTGCAGACACGTTTGCTGCAGCGCACAACACGTCGCCAGCATCTCACCGAGGCCGGACATCAGCTATACCAACAGGCCGAGCAGATTTTTGCCGATTTACGTGCGGCCGAGCAGGAGATCACGGCACTGACGCAGGAAGAGAGCGGCCATTTACGTTTTACCTGCCCAGCCAGCCTGGGCGATCAGTTGATTGGACCGGTCATGCAAGCATTTACCACGCGCTGTCCGCAGGTCACGGTGGCACTGAATTTTACTAACCGACCGTTAGACCTAATCGCCGAAGAACACGACATCGCGCTACGCGCGACCCCTTCGCCGCCAGCGAACCTCAGTGCGCGCTTACTTGGGCACTTACGCGATGTGGTCGTGGTCAGCCCGCGCTGGTTGGCGCGTTATGGCCGACCGGCCAGCCCACAGCAACTGCCGCCCGAGCACTGTTTCTTACAAGGTGATAATCCTGCTTGGGAGCAATGGCATTTTCGCCAAGGTGCACAGGCGGTGAGCCTGACGTTGAACGGCCGTTTACGCGCCAATCAGTACAGCAGTTTGCTGCAATTGGCGATGGCCGATGTCGGGATCGCTAAATGTCCGCTCCTGATTGCCGCGCCAGCTCTACAACGTGGCGAGCTGGTCACTCTACTCGATGATTGGCAGACCAGTGTACATCCGCTGTATTTACTGCATGTGGCGCAGCCCAATGTGCCGCGAAAAATTCAGATTTTCAGCGAAATTCTGCAGCAATGGTTTCAGGCTCACCCGCAATATTTGCTCTAA